A segment of the Candidatus Glassbacteria bacterium genome:
AATTAGTACTTATTTCCGTTATCCAAATCCAAAAAATCAAAAATCTGATTCTCTGAAATCTGCAATGTCCGCAGTACAACCGGATGAGAATGGAAATTTTAGCATGCAATTAACCCCAAAAGATCAAAAAAAGAGCTTTGTACTTATTGAGGACAATGAGCATGGTGAAGTCTCAAAAGCTTGTTACTTCCCTGGTGAACCCTTAAGCGAATTTTCAGTAGCTTTAGAGAAGAGTGCGGATCTTTTTTATGGACTCCATGCGGCAATGAGGGCTTTACTATGTGGTGGCGCTTAGCGGGATTATTATTTTATCAGACGGCAGGATAGAAAAATAGTTGGGAGTTTTATGCGGAATTGAGGACTGCACGAATTAAGACAAGTCAATAGTTGAAAAAGCTATATATTTATGTAGGGGCGACGCATGCGTCGCCCTTTTTGTTGTCCTTGTTTTTATGCACATTGGGTAATAACACCCAAATGTTTTGTTAAGAAAAAATTTTATCCACGTAAGCATCCACGTCAAACGGCTCCAGGTCCTCCAGCTTCTCGCCCGTGCCCACCAGCTTGATCGGCAGTTTCAGCTCCTCGACTATCGCCACCGCGCAGCCGGCCTTGCTGGTCCCGTCGAACTTGGCCAGCACCAGTCCGGTCACGCCCAGCATCTTGTGGAACGTGCGTGCCTGATTCATGCTGTTCTGACCCAGGGTGGCGTCCAGCACCAGCAGCACCTCGTGGGGCGCTCCCTCCAGGCGCTTGCCCACTACCTTGTGCATTTTGGCCAGCTCGTCCATCAGCCCGCCCTGGGTGTGCAGCCGCCCGGCGGTATCCAGGATCAGCACATCCACGCCCCGGCTCTGGGCCGCGCTGACCGCGTCGAACGCCACCGCCGCCGGATCGGACCCCGCCTGCTGCTTGATTACCTCGCAGCCTACGCGTCCGGCCCACTGCTCGAGCTGCTCGATCGCCCCGGCCCGGAACGTGTCGCCCGCGCCCAGCAGGATTTTTTTACCTTGGGCCTGGAAGTAGTGAGCAAGTTTTGCAATGGTGGTGGTCTTGCCCACGCCGTTGACCCCGACAGCAATCACCACGGTGGGACCTGAGGGAGCCAGGTTAATCTCCCGGCTGCCCTCGGCCTGGCCGAACACGGCTGTTATCTCGCGGCGGAACAGCTCGCGAAGGTCGTCCTCGGTCTTGAGCTTGCCCTTCCTGCCCTCGGCGGTCAGGGTATCCACAATCCGCAAGGAAGGTCCCACGCCGAAATCGCTTTCCAGCAGAAGTTGCTCCAGTTGTTCGATACTGGTGGTATCCAGCCCCCGGACCATCACCTCCACGTCAATCAACGCCACGTCCTTGATCCTGGTCCACAGGGATTTCTTACGGCGCTCTTCCTTGATATCCTTACTGCTGAAAAACCGGCTCATCTCACTTTTCCCTTTCCAACTTTAAGTCGTACAAAAACTTACCGCCTCGTCTGGAAAGCACTAATCTAAGCGCACCCGGCCGCTTTTGTCAATCCGAGGCCGGCTGGACACGGCACGGCGCTTGCAATATATTTAGCCGCGACAACTGATTTTCGACATTTAGTGACTTACGCGGGGCATCGA
Coding sequences within it:
- the ftsY gene encoding signal recognition particle-docking protein FtsY; its protein translation is MSRFFSSKDIKEERRKKSLWTRIKDVALIDVEVMVRGLDTTSIEQLEQLLLESDFGVGPSLRIVDTLTAEGRKGKLKTEDDLRELFRREITAVFGQAEGSREINLAPSGPTVVIAVGVNGVGKTTTIAKLAHYFQAQGKKILLGAGDTFRAGAIEQLEQWAGRVGCEVIKQQAGSDPAAVAFDAVSAAQSRGVDVLILDTAGRLHTQGGLMDELAKMHKVVGKRLEGAPHEVLLVLDATLGQNSMNQARTFHKMLGVTGLVLAKFDGTSKAGCAVAIVEELKLPIKLVGTGEKLEDLEPFDVDAYVDKIFS